In the genome of Sporomusaceae bacterium FL31, one region contains:
- the pycB gene encoding oxaloacetate decarboxylase: protein MAKNPVKIMETVLRDGHQSLAATRMRITDMVPQLQALDDVGYWALEAWGGATFDSCLRFLNEDPWERLKFLKKTLKTPISMLLRGQNILGYNHYADDVVEAFVKKMVEHGIGVIRVFDALNDVRNLEVAIKAGLEAGAHVQGVCVYTISPFHTKESYLKLAHDLEDRGVHSICIKDMSGLLAPYVAYDLVKAMKAEIKVPIQLHTHYTSGFGSMTYLKAVEAGVDVIDCALSPFALGTSQPCTETMIAALEGTERDTGLDRKKLKPIAIHFGNVKKSLADDFKLKTYFDVDTNVLDFQIPGGMLSNLYNQLKEQGMEDKYQELLEEMPRVRADLGYPPLVTPTSQIVGSMATFNVMLGERYKIVPREVKDLARGKYGRTPLPVAAEVREKIIGSDPIIEHRPADDIAPQLESLKAQLAEKGYPNASIEDVLSYAVFPDVALEFFKNNR, encoded by the coding sequence ATGGCCAAGAATCCAGTTAAAATTATGGAAACAGTGCTTCGCGACGGTCATCAGTCTTTGGCTGCCACTCGCATGCGTATCACTGATATGGTCCCTCAGTTGCAAGCTCTTGATGACGTTGGCTACTGGGCACTAGAAGCTTGGGGTGGCGCGACTTTTGACAGCTGTCTCCGCTTCTTAAACGAAGACCCTTGGGAGCGTCTCAAATTCCTGAAGAAAACTCTTAAAACTCCAATTTCCATGTTACTTAGAGGCCAGAATATCCTTGGCTACAACCACTATGCTGACGATGTTGTTGAAGCATTTGTTAAGAAAATGGTTGAGCATGGTATCGGCGTTATCCGCGTATTCGATGCCCTGAATGATGTTCGTAACCTTGAAGTTGCTATCAAAGCTGGTCTTGAAGCCGGCGCTCATGTACAAGGTGTTTGCGTTTATACAATTAGCCCATTCCACACCAAGGAAAGCTATTTGAAACTTGCGCATGATCTTGAAGACAGAGGCGTTCACTCCATTTGTATTAAAGATATGTCCGGCTTATTAGCTCCATATGTAGCATATGATTTAGTTAAAGCTATGAAAGCTGAAATCAAAGTTCCTATTCAATTACATACTCACTATACCAGCGGTTTTGGTTCAATGACTTACTTAAAAGCTGTTGAAGCAGGCGTTGATGTAATTGACTGCGCATTGTCACCATTTGCGCTTGGTACTTCTCAACCTTGTACCGAAACTATGATTGCTGCTCTTGAGGGTACTGAACGCGACACTGGTCTGGACCGTAAAAAACTCAAACCAATTGCAATTCATTTCGGTAATGTTAAGAAAAGCCTTGCTGATGACTTCAAACTTAAAACTTACTTTGATGTTGACACTAACGTGCTTGACTTCCAAATTCCAGGCGGTATGCTTTCTAATCTGTACAACCAGCTTAAAGAGCAAGGCATGGAAGATAAATATCAAGAACTTCTTGAAGAAATGCCACGGGTTCGTGCTGACCTTGGATACCCTCCATTGGTTACACCTACCAGCCAGATTGTTGGTTCAATGGCTACTTTCAATGTTATGCTTGGCGAACGTTATAAAATCGTTCCTCGCGAAGTTAAAGATTTGGCTCGCGGTAAATATGGCCGTACTCCACTGCCTGTTGCTGCAGAAGTTCGCGAAAAAATCATTGGCAGCGATCCAATCATCGAGCACCGTCCAGCTGATGATATTGCTCCACAACTTGAATCCCTTAAAGCACAACTGGCTGAAAAAGGCTATCCAAATGCATCCATTGAAGATGTATTGTCCTACGCTGTATTCCCAGATGTGGCTTTGGAATTCTTCAAAAACAATCGTTAA